The Rhizobium sp. BT03 genome has a window encoding:
- a CDS encoding YeaH/YhbH family protein produces the protein MHIVDRRLNPRGKSLENRQRFLRRMKGAVQQAVKRSLQNRNIRDVLDGGEISLPIDGMAEPSLRRGEGGISDHILPGNRAFVEGDILPRPPSGRGGKPKDAGEGDGEDGFRFVLTREEFLDVFLDDLELPDLAKRRLAETEEETPFRAGYSVSGSPSNIAVGRTTRLAMMRRVALHRPRREEIEALQRQIDECEDDESRLALEAKLKSLTEKSRRIPYIDPLDVRYRRFENEPKPVAKAVMFCLMDVSGSMSEHMKDLAKRFYLLLYLFLSKRYKKVEIVFIRHTDRAEEVDEETFFYGPATGGTLVSSALAAMRGIIAARFDPAEWNIYGAQASDGDNAHSDGNLSGQLLREILPLCQYFAYIEVGEEGGDSSVSRSPLWMLYDGIRSELLPLSMRKVCRRNEIFPVFHDLFQKRDAQSRVTP, from the coding sequence ATGCACATTGTCGACCGGCGGTTAAATCCGCGCGGTAAAAGTCTGGAAAATCGGCAGCGGTTCCTTCGACGCATGAAGGGCGCCGTGCAGCAGGCGGTGAAACGTTCTCTGCAAAACCGAAACATTCGGGATGTGCTCGACGGCGGGGAGATCAGCCTGCCGATCGATGGAATGGCCGAACCGAGCCTGCGCAGAGGTGAGGGCGGCATCAGTGATCACATCCTGCCGGGCAACAGGGCCTTCGTCGAAGGAGACATCCTGCCACGCCCGCCAAGCGGCAGAGGCGGAAAACCAAAGGATGCCGGCGAGGGTGACGGCGAGGACGGCTTCCGTTTCGTGCTGACGCGCGAGGAATTCCTCGACGTGTTCCTGGACGATCTGGAACTGCCCGACCTTGCCAAGCGGCGCCTGGCCGAAACCGAAGAGGAAACGCCGTTCCGGGCCGGCTATTCCGTATCCGGATCGCCGTCCAACATTGCCGTCGGCCGCACGACGCGGCTGGCGATGATGCGTCGCGTCGCGCTTCACCGCCCGCGCCGCGAAGAGATCGAAGCCCTGCAGCGGCAGATCGACGAATGCGAAGACGACGAGAGCCGGCTGGCGCTCGAGGCGAAACTCAAATCCCTGACGGAAAAAAGCCGGCGCATCCCCTATATCGATCCGCTCGACGTGCGTTACCGCCGTTTCGAAAACGAGCCGAAGCCCGTGGCCAAGGCCGTGATGTTCTGCCTGATGGACGTCTCCGGCTCGATGTCGGAACATATGAAGGACCTTGCGAAACGGTTCTACCTGCTGCTCTACCTTTTCCTGTCGAAGCGCTACAAAAAGGTTGAGATCGTCTTCATCCGCCATACCGACAGGGCTGAGGAAGTCGACGAGGAAACCTTCTTCTACGGCCCGGCGACCGGCGGCACGCTGGTTTCCAGCGCCCTTGCGGCTATGCGCGGGATCATAGCGGCGCGTTTCGATCCGGCGGAGTGGAACATCTATGGCGCCCAGGCCTCGGACGGTGACAATGCCCATTCGGACGGAAACCTGAGCGGACAGCTGCTGCGCGAGATTTTGCCGCTGTGCCAGTACTTCGCCTATATCGAGGTTGGCGAAGAAGGCGGCGACTCGTCGGTATCGCGTTCACCGCTGTGGATGCTCTATGACGGGATCCGCTCCGAGCTGCTGCCGCTTTCGATGCGCAAGGTCTGCCGGCGAAACGAAATATTCCCGGTTTTCCATGATCTCTTCCAGAAACGTGACGCACAGTCGAGGGTGACGCCATGA